AATTCCAAATAATCAAGGCGGGTTCCCATCCAGTCGGGAGAAAGGTAGAGAATCTGAGCGAGTTTCTAGGTATGATGCGATCGCTCCTGCGGTTAGTTGAATTTCTCGCATCAATCTTGTTAAATCCTCATACCCAGAGAGCGATTTCACAGCTTTCGGCATAGCTTGTACCTAGTTTTCTGAGTTCAGTATCCTGTTCTAACCAGTAAATGATTTCTTCTTGGCGGATACGGATTAAAAGGGCGTGGTTTAAAAGGAATTCTTGCTTGGCTTTGAGTAATATCACTTCTAGTTCGTCCCCTCTCAGTCTTGCTTGGGCGATTAGGGGCTGGAAAAGTTGAGCGATCGCTCTATATTCAAGCTCGAACCTGTCAATTATCGAAGCGCGAAGATACTGGTGTTCAGTCATAGATTTTTCTCAATTCGCTCTCTTCGTACCTATGCTGAAAAAGGTGTTTTTCGCCATCCCACTGCACTAAATACATTTCACTTTCAATGCCAATGATTGTGCCTTTGGATTGGTATCGGGTTTGGTATTTATCGGAATGAGAGACGCGATCGCTTATCCCAAGTTTTGAGCTTGACTGACCTTTAAGCCCATCAATTTTTTGTCTTTCTTGCGGCGATAACTCCACCCAAATTTCTTGCTTAATTAGGTGACAGTTGTTTGTAATAATGGTAACTTGTTCCCAGGTACATCTGGGATTTTGAAGCACCAATTTCAATGAGGCAACAGCTGACGGTAACTGTTCAAGTTGTTGCTTTTTTGTTTCTAGTTCTGATTCGCCTACACCCAGTACAATCGCTGCGGCCTTGCGAAGTTCTGCTGCAAACCTTGGATGTCCATTGGACATTGCGACTAGGGACAAGCCAAGTAATGTTACGGTTTCGCGGGGGTTGTTTTCGGGCGCAGATTTAGCCATTGCCTTGAGGTGTAATTCTGGCTCTAGATTTTCGACTACTTTTTTGACTTGAGCATTCAACACCTTCTCGGCTTGCTTGGTGAAAGTGTTTCCCCAATTCGCAAGGGGTCTATCTTCTAATGCCCTTTCTAGCTCTCCAATACGATCGCGCAATGATTTATTTTCTATTTCTAGTTGCCGCAAAGACTCCATCTCGACTAGCTGTCTTTGTAGTTTCGCTACTTCTAAGGCTTTTTGATTGGCTAAATCCTGCGCTGCTTTGATTTGATCATGTAAAGACGCGATCGCCTTTTGCTCCGCTTCGCCTCTTATCCTGCACTCAATTTCTTGCTCTAGCCGCGCAATCTCTTGTCTGTGCTGTTCTTCGAGTTGCGCGATCGCTTCTTGATATTTCGGATCGATTCTGCGTTCTGGGGGATAGGGAGAGCTAGGAGCGTCAAGTTCTTTGTTGTGGATTGTTGTTCTTTCTCCATCGCTGAACTCTACAATCTGTTGCCAGTGATTTGGTGCATCTGCTGCGATTACGCACTCTTCACCATTTCGGTTGTGGTCTGGAGATGAGATTTTTACTTTTGTTCCCTTCAGGAACAATTGTTCCTGAACTTTTGTTCTTTTTGGTTTTGGATCGACCGAGTTAGCGGCTTCTTTGAAATTATTGGCTATGGGCGTGGGACTATCTTGGCAAGCTAGAGCAACCGCTTCTACCAATTTTTCGGGTTGTTTAACCAACCGCAGCAATGGCCTTGCATGGCTCTCTCTCTTAATAGCTCCCTCAAATTCTGTTCCTTTGAGCGCATTAACTACCATTTGTGCGCCAATTAATTGATTAACCCTGCGGTAGCCGCCCCAACGAGAAAGTCTTTCTTCACAGTATTGCTCAAACGAGGTGTAACCACCCTGCTTGAATATCTCTTCATCTCGCATGGTTTTGAGTTCGTCTGCGATTTGAAACTCAAAACGGTCAATACTCAAAAAGCTTTCTTCTATGCTTTGATCTAAAACCGAGAATTTATTCGCTTGGAATGCTGCTACCATCACACACCCCCTGCTACTTCGGTCACTGGTGTGTTCATTGCTTTGGCGGAAGCCAGAATCAACGCCACGCCGATGTATCCGCCCCAGTCTCCAAGCTCTGTATCGCAGTATTCTGAGAAAGAAGAATACCTCTGTTGGTATAATCGGTTGTCGCGGATATCTTGCAATTGTTTGCACACATCTCTCTGTAGAGAGGCGATCGCCGCTAATGATTCTTTTACGCTATTACAGGGTGCGGTTATCCCCGTTGAATTGTCTGTCGTACAAAACATAAAATTTAATTAGTAAAGATTTTTGAACAATAGCCACGTCAGCTACGACGTGGCTATTTTTTCATTAACTAGCTTTAGGTAAAATAAGCCCTGATTCTATTAGTTGATGCACTTCCCATCCAATCGTTAACAGGAATTCAGCTGCATCATTTTTGGTTGTCTCTCTTCGTCTAGCCAGCTCAGTTATTTTGTCCCGCAAGTCTTCTGATACGCGGATTTGTGGCTTTTCTTTAACTCTTTGTTTGGTCATCGCAGTCTGTAATATTTAATGCCTAGTGAACAATATAGCATAAATGGGGCATCTAACAACAGCTATGTTATGCTGGGCTTGTTCATTGTGCAGTACATCGGAAATGTGAAACCCTTGATTTGGACAAAGGCTGGTTTAGCGAGGCTGGGAGAGATAATCCGGCATAGTAGAGAAGCAAGAGGATTAAATTTACGTGACACTGCTTGCTTGATTTCTGCTCGAACGGGTGTAGATATTGCACATAACACACTGGGGATGATTGAAAGGGGTGTTGGCGAACCCAAGTATAATTCCTTGGCAGCGATCGCGCTGTGGCTAGGGGGTGCGATCGGCGCGAGGAAGCCTGTATCAAACAAACCAAACCAGTGCAAGGCAGAAAACGTTGGACTGGGCGGCCGCCAAAAGGTGCGATCGCTCCCAAACCTCACTGCAACAAAGATAAGCCCTTACCTGGATTTCAAGGTGATTCTGTGGCCTGTAAGAGACAGTGGGAACAGCGCCAACTTGAGCTACTTCAACAAGGTTCTTACGTTCCGTCAAATAACGACTCACCCGACAGCGTTCGAGGTACAGGGACTAGATAATCTTAGCTAGGTAGCAAAATAGGGGGTTTATCCCCCTATTAATCCCTAAAATCTCAAGTGATATTAATCTTAGCAAAGTAAGCTTACCTCGACCTAAAGGTGCGAGGCTTTAGCCTCAGATTTGAATCGTCGGGAACAAAGACATTTGTCCTTGTAATTGACAACTCATCCCCGGACTTCCAGGAAGGCTTACAGACTTCCCCAAAACAGCAATATTAATAGCCGCGTTTATATCAGCATCATGTTCAAAACCACAACGCCCACACTTAAAAGCTTTTCCGTTGCGATAGGATTTACCCTTAATGGGGTGAATGCCTCCGCATCGAGAACAAGTTTGAGATGTGTAGGCGGGAGGTACAAAAACCACTGGAACACCAGCGATATTGGCTTTGTATCCAACGAACAAACGCAGTTGATAAAACGCCCAATTATTAGTTCTGCGGCGTTCCGTCTTGCTTCTGGGTTTTTGATTCAAAGATTCTCGAATATTAGTCAAATCCTCAAAAGCCAAAGCGGAATTACTGCGTTTGGCGCTGCTGACAAGTTGTTTAGAAATGTTGTGATTCAACCATTCTTGAAAGCGACGTTCTCTGCCAGAGAGCCTTCTAAGAAGTCTTCTAGAGTTCCTAGTGCGTTTACTTTGAACGTTCGCCCTGACCTTGCTGTATCGGTCACGGACAGATTGAATCTGCTTGCCACTCCAAGATTTACCAGTAGAAGTAGTGGCAATATCGCGCCTACCCAAATCAACCCCAATTACTTTGGGAGTTCTGCCCGTGGGGTCGGTAGGCAAGTCAACACAGATATTGATGTAGTAGTCACCGCGTTTCGTTTTGTTGAGTGTGGCAGCAGTTGGGGATTGTCCCTTGAGCAATGCCATCTGGTAGTTGCCAATACTCAATTTGAACTTGACTCGACCACACATCAAGGTAATGCCAACAGTTTGCGACTCCTCAATATATTGAAAAGTCCGCGCATCCAAGCTCAAGGAAGTGGGACGGAATTTGTGGACTTGCTTAACCGCCTTGGCGTTACCAATTACACGGCGGATTGCTTGGCAGACATGGTTGGCTTTCAACCCCGTAGCCTCACGCACTGGTTTATAAACCTTGTGGTGAAGCTTGGTTGTGTTCCAGCAATTCTCGCGTTTTGCAGTCTCGTATATCTGGTTGCAAGCGTCAGCGAATCCCTGCAAAGTTTGGTCTATTTTAGACCGCAACTCTACAGGGACTTGAAGCTTGCATTTAACGGATATAGTCTGCATTTGAATGGGTTAATTACTCATCCCATTATATCATGTAAAGCCGTGCTAGAAGCACGGGGTTTCAGACCCAGAGGTTTTGATGAAAGAGATACCAATACTATTCAGCACGCCAATGGTTTTGGCGATCCTTGATAAAAGAAAAACTCAAACACGACGTGTTATTAAGCCTCAGCCAGAAATGTGCGGCGACCATTTCCGCGAACCATTAAAACAAAGATGGTCGGCAGGCGATCGCCTCTGGGTGCGTGAAGCCTGGGACTCCGTACCCGATTATGATGGCGGATACTACATTTATAAAGCTGATTACAGCAAAGAAGACCAGCTTAAGGTTAAGTGGAAGCCTTCGATTCACATGCCTAAAGCAGCTTGCCGAATTTGGCTTGAAGTAGTTGGTGTGCGGGTTGAGCGATTGCAGGATATTGATGAGGAGGGAGCGATCGCGGAAGGCTGCACCGGGCGGGACGAATCGATAATACGGGGTTCTAGGGGTGACACGATTTACTGCTCAATCAAGCCCTATTACCAGTACAAAAACCTTTGGGAATCAATTAACGGGTATGGTAGCTGGGATTTGAATCCTTACGTATGGGTAATTGAATTCAAAAAACTATGAGAGACGAATTAAAAGCAATCCAATCAGAACTAAAAAAGCCTTTCCCGGCATCTTATCACCAGATTCGGGAATTACCAGGGAAAGGTTTTTGGGCATTTCTACCACATCAAATTATCCGCCAAAGATTAGATGAGATTGCCCCAGAATGGCAATCTGATTTTTCGGCAATGGAAGTGGTTGGCGTTGATGTTGTCTGTCGGTGCGGGATTACCATACTTGGTATCCGCAAAGAAGCGATCGGCAGTGTGCCTCTGGTTGCCGCCACCAATAAAGAAGGCAAAGACGTAAGTCGAGGGAGTGCGGCGGACAGGGTAGCGGCGGAAGCCTTTAAAAATGCAGCCGAAATGTGGGGTGTGGGTGCGTATTTGGACGATCAAGGATATGTGGCCACTTACCTGAGCAACAATGCAGCAGAGATGAACGACGAGGTTAAAAACAAGCTGCGATCGCTCATCACATACTTGAGAAACAAAGGTGAATTGCCGCCGCCCAATTCCACCGTAACCAAACCGGCCCCTAGAACAGAAGCACCAACTATCAAAAATAAACCCTTGATTCAACCGTCGCGATCTGACAGAGAATTACTAATGCTAGAGGTTGAGTCTTTGTGCAAGCGCAAGGGAATAACGCCAGAAAAAGGAAAGGAAATTCTTTTGGAGTTGTACGGGGTGAAGGGGCGATCGCAGCTAAGAGACGATCAATTACTGAATTTTAGAGACTATTTATCAATGCGACCAGAGGCGTGACATGGAATTCAAAGAAGTTGTTGCTATGCTTCCTTCTAAAGAGCGATCGCGTGAAGTATTGCGATCGCTCTTGGATGAGCAAATCGAGGAATATAAAAAGTTATTAAGCAGCTATTTTAGTGGTGAGTCAACAAATGTCGGGTGGTATGGCTTAATAAAATGCCGACTTGAAGAAAAGGGTGTGTTGCCGGATATTGCCCACTACCTAGCAAGTGCAAGGGATGATAAAAAGCTAGAAGATTATTTTTTAAAGAATCCATAAACCACCCCAAATGAGGGAATACTAAAGCTAATATTAAATTTTATGTATTCCCTAAGACTCGTCGTAACGCCCGATGGTGCTTCTACGCTGCCACTGCGAGAAACCTGCACCATTGGGCGGCATTCTCTTTGTAGGATCAAAATAGTAGAAGAATTTATCTCAAGGTGGCACTGCGCCTTGATTGCCATGCCACCTGATATTGAGTGCGATCGCCCCTACTTCATAATCAAAGATGGTGAATTACTGGGCAAACCCTCAGCAAACGGAACGTGGGTGAATAGCGATCGCATTAGGTTAATCAAACTCAAGCACCAAGATATCATCACGTTTTCCCAATTCTCCGCATATCCACGCCTTGAGTTTCTGGACAATTATGTTAGTTTAGGCGCAGAAATCGGCACCGACAGCCATGAACGAGTTAGTTAAAAGGGGTGTAAGGTTGACGACCATCGGGTTTTTGATGGTTGTTTTTTTTGGGGCAACTGGCGCGAAGATGCCGCAATTTTCTGGTGATTTTTTGAATCTACTGACTGTAGTTGGCGCGGTTATTACCGTTTGGCAGATTGTGAGTAGCGCGGTGGATAAAATGCAATCTGAGCTTGCAGGGCGCGATCGCATTCATGATGAGCAAATATCAAAGATTTGGGTAAAAGTTGAGGCCAACGCCACAGCGATCGACCATCACGCCGGGATATATGGGCATAATGGCACGGTTGAGGAGATGGCAAGACTCAAGGATAGATTGGCGCAGGTTGAGGCGATCTGTGCTGTCAACTCTCAGCTTGGGACTATTTTATTAAGAGTTGAGGAATTGGAGC
This is a stretch of genomic DNA from Aulosira sp. FACHB-615. It encodes these proteins:
- a CDS encoding FHA domain-containing protein; this encodes MYSLRLVVTPDGASTLPLRETCTIGRHSLCRIKIVEEFISRWHCALIAMPPDIECDRPYFIIKDGELLGKPSANGTWVNSDRIRLIKLKHQDIITFSQFSAYPRLEFLDNYVSLGAEIGTDSHERVS
- a CDS encoding Rad52/Rad22 family DNA repair protein, whose protein sequence is MRDELKAIQSELKKPFPASYHQIRELPGKGFWAFLPHQIIRQRLDEIAPEWQSDFSAMEVVGVDVVCRCGITILGIRKEAIGSVPLVAATNKEGKDVSRGSAADRVAAEAFKNAAEMWGVGAYLDDQGYVATYLSNNAAEMNDEVKNKLRSLITYLRNKGELPPPNSTVTKPAPRTEAPTIKNKPLIQPSRSDRELLMLEVESLCKRKGITPEKGKEILLELYGVKGRSQLRDDQLLNFRDYLSMRPEA
- a CDS encoding helix-turn-helix domain-containing protein, which encodes MPSEQYSINGASNNSYVMLGLFIVQYIGNVKPLIWTKAGLARLGEIIRHSREARGLNLRDTACLISARTGVDIAHNTLGMIERGVGEPKYNSLAAIALWLGGAIGARKPVSNKPNQCKAENVGLGGRQKVRSLPNLTATKISPYLDFKVILWPVRDSGNSANLSYFNKVLTFRQITTHPTAFEVQGLDNLS
- a CDS encoding RNA-guided endonuclease TnpB family protein, whose translation is MQTISVKCKLQVPVELRSKIDQTLQGFADACNQIYETAKRENCWNTTKLHHKVYKPVREATGLKANHVCQAIRRVIGNAKAVKQVHKFRPTSLSLDARTFQYIEESQTVGITLMCGRVKFKLSIGNYQMALLKGQSPTAATLNKTKRGDYYINICVDLPTDPTGRTPKVIGVDLGRRDIATTSTGKSWSGKQIQSVRDRYSKVRANVQSKRTRNSRRLLRRLSGRERRFQEWLNHNISKQLVSSAKRSNSALAFEDLTNIRESLNQKPRSKTERRRTNNWAFYQLRLFVGYKANIAGVPVVFVPPAYTSQTCSRCGGIHPIKGKSYRNGKAFKCGRCGFEHDADINAAINIAVLGKSVSLPGSPGMSCQLQGQMSLFPTIQI